The nucleotide sequence GATAAAAATGACCTTTAAGGGATAGAAAATGGCAACTGGTGCAAAAAGAGAAGAAATCAATAAGATGATGGCGAAGGTGATGTAAATGATTTTCTTCTGGTCGACAAAATCATACATATTCCAAGTCTCCTTAAACCATTAATCGGACCAGTCTGGATTTTGATAGTCCGGTTCTATATGTACGAGTACGACGCAATTCGGTTTCACTTTTTGGATTTTTCGTTCAATTTCTTCGGTTATCCAATGGCTCTCAATCACATTCAAGGAAGGATTGACGCCTATAGTCAAATCAATGAACATGACATTGCCGTGATTGCGGCCTTTAAAGTCCCGCAAGATGCTGACGCCTGGTACTTTACGCACAAGCACCGACATCGTTTCCACTTCCTCTTCGTTAAATCCATCGGTCAAGGTCAAAACAGCTTCCTTAAAAATGTCCAGTGCTGTTTTGATGATAATCAGTCCGACGATAAACGCTGTAACCACGTCAATTATTGGAGCACCAAGAACCGCTCCAATAATTCCGATTCCGGCGCCAATACTGACCAAGGCATCCGAACGGTTGTCGTAGGCGGCAGCCCGCACGGCAGAACTTTTTATCTGGCGGCTGAGCTTCATATTGTAGCGGTACACAAAGTACATCACCAAAGCACTGAAAAAGGCGATCCCTGCTGTATAAAGGGAAGGTGCAGCTTCTGCAGGGGAGAAGAAATTGCGTACAGCCCCCAAAAGCACTTGCAGCCCGATAATGGCCATGATGAACGAGGCAAGCAGGGAAGCGATTGTTTCTGCCCGCAAATGGCCATAATGGTGGTTTTCGTCAGGCGGTTTTTGCGAAATCCGCAATCCGATCAATACGGCCACCGATGCAATAATATCTGTTAAGTTGTTCAGTCCGTCCGCCTTCAGTGCTTCTGAAGAGCCGGCATACCCGAAAGAGAGCTTTAATGCGCTGAGGAAGACATAGGCGCCGATGCTGATCCAGGCGCCTTTTTCCCCTTTGCGCAAATTTGTATAGAGCTCCATAAAGTTTCCCGCCTCCAAGTCTTGTAAACAAAGTGAAACGACCCTCGAATGAGAGCCGTTTCGTATAAATTCTTTATTTGTCTTTATTTGCGCTTTTGAACTTCTAAGTAGAGAAGTTGATGTCCATCAATTTCTTTTGCCAAAAAATCATAATTTTGCTCAGAAATTTTTTGCCCTTTAATTGTATCAAAACTTTTGGCCATAAACCATCCTCCGATTGTATCAATGTCTTTATTCGCTATATCGATTCCCAGCAGATTATTGGTGTGGTCAATCAACAGTTTGGCATCAAAGATATAATGTCCTTCTCCCAGCTGTTGGACTTCCGGAATTTCATCTGTATCAAATTCATCTTGGATATCGCCGACAATTTCCTCAAGGATATCTTCAATTGTCACTAGGCCGGAGGTTCCTCCGTATTCGTCCCGAAGAATGGCCATATGGATCCGTTCATGCTGCATTTTCAACAGCAGATCGCTGGCTTTACTTGCGTCAATGACTTGGATGATCGGCAAAGCAAAAATTCCGACAGGCAGCTGCCCGTTTGCCGGATCTTGAATAAAAGCCGTCAACAGGTGCTTCATATTTACCACGCCGACAATGTGG is from Planococcus liqunii and encodes:
- a CDS encoding cation diffusion facilitator family transporter, translating into MELYTNLRKGEKGAWISIGAYVFLSALKLSFGYAGSSEALKADGLNNLTDIIASVAVLIGLRISQKPPDENHHYGHLRAETIASLLASFIMAIIGLQVLLGAVRNFFSPAEAAPSLYTAGIAFFSALVMYFVYRYNMKLSRQIKSSAVRAAAYDNRSDALVSIGAGIGIIGAVLGAPIIDVVTAFIVGLIIIKTALDIFKEAVLTLTDGFNEEEVETMSVLVRKVPGVSILRDFKGRNHGNVMFIDLTIGVNPSLNVIESHWITEEIERKIQKVKPNCVVLVHIEPDYQNPDWSD